The DNA window CATGTATGAGATGTCAGCACATCTGTTTTCACGTGCATAAATTCACACACTGATGTACGGGTAGTCATTCAAGACTGCTTACGTACACAGAGTAATGTACAAATACACATATTATGTAGCTGTTGCTCACACAAACTAATAACGTGAATATGCTCGTACATTGTTCTTGCTTACACAGACTAGTACTGTACACATACTCGCACGTATAGCTGTTGCTCACACAAACTTACGTACACATAGTCATGTATAGCTGTTGCTTACACAGACTAATAATGTATAGGTATACATACGTGGCTGTTGCGTACACAGTCTGATAATGTACACATGCTCGCACGTAGCTGTTGCTCACACAAACTTACGTACACATAGTCATACATAGCTGTTGCTTACACAGACTAATAAAGTATAGGTATTCATACGTGACTGTTGCGTACACAAACTGATAAAGTACACATGCTCATACCTAGGTGTTGCTTACTCAGACTATCAATGTGCACATACTCATAGATCGCTGGTGCTTACATAGACTAACAATATATACATAGTCATACGTAGCTGTTACTTACACAAACTAATGGTGTACACATGTTCATATATAGTTGCAGGAGAACGACGTCTTATAATGTTGGGGAGTCGGCGGGCCTCGTACAGTAAAAGGGAGCCTGCATGAAAGTGATGCTGTCAGGTCCAAACTACATGAGTGGTGTACGCATACCTACACGAGCACGTTTCACACATTGCCTTTGCGAGTGAATTCGTATATTTCTACGTGTAAGCCCGTGCGTGTCAACTTCCGCATGTGCGTATGTGTAATGTTTCAGTATCATGTTgcttatgaatatatatatatacatacatgtatatgtgtataagtATATAGTACACGTCGTTGCGTTGTGCCGCGTAGGTCTAGAAGCGTGTGAATGCTTCTGAATTGGTTCATGCATATGCACACAGACGTCATATTGCATACGCTTGGCAACCTACTGCCTTGCATGAAACACACGTAAGTCCAAAGTTAGACTGAGTGACAACGTGTACAAGAATGCATAACGGGGGAACGCATAATACATGTATACCTGCAGACATACGCATCTCTGAAGGCATGCTACGTGAACACACGCTGACTTGGGCTCTGTGGTGTAGGACTGAGGGCGTTTGCATATACTCATTAGGCCACGTTTTGTGTGGACATGGCCGCATTGGTGCTTGCAGGATTATACTGTACACTCTAGGTGTCGCAGTAATCCACTTTCTTACTCACTGGTCAGCAAACATATACATCTCTgtacatatgtgtacatgtgtgcatatcCACTACCGAACATACAAATACATTTtggtacatacatatatatatatatatatatatactgatataCTCAGCACCGAACAGACATTCACAATCTGGTGTACGCATATCTGTATATCTATTTGCGCACGCACTGTCGAACAGACATATACATACAAGTACAtacttcacatatatatatatatatatatatatgtacctagTGTTGGGCACATACATATGCagctgtatatatatgtacgctTCACAATCACGTGCGCGTGATAAGTTGCCGATACACATCCCTTTCTGTACACgcatacatacgtacacacatacgCTTAGAGGGTATTGCATGCGCACGATTTCTTGCTGTCAGGTCTTCACCCCAGCTCAAATTCCCTCAGTTATATACTATTCCCAGTGTGAAGTCTAACCCACACAAacacgcacacgcacgcacaccaGCTTCGTATGTTTGTGCCTGCGCACACATGTCTGTGATTCTACCCTACTAATCGTCAGAGCATGAGATTAAGTCTTTTGTGGACAATCGCTGCATATATGCCTACTAGAGAGAGAAAATAGGAAATCTACCTTGCGCAGCATCGCATTGAATTTGAGATACAAGAATGATTTAGTGTCTGGAAAGAAACGTTTCATGCCTGCCGTGTGCAGTGCACTGTATTCTAAGAGAGCACTGTGATCTTGTTCTCCTCACTGCATCATTCATACGAGTGCAGTGCCGTGCATCGTCTTGAACGAAGAAAGCTGCTGCGGGTATTTCGTCTCTACTGGAGGGTGTGTCTACGTGCGCTGCTGCCggggctgcggctgctgctgctgatgctgctgctgctgctatcgcTGTTATTACTGTtgcaagaagaaatagaagaggaAGACCGGCGGTAACCATGCACATATACCGTAGATGTTTATCCATCACACATTCATATGTTTAGCTGCCGTTCTTCGTCACACGTCAACAGGACAGTCGTCTATTTTGATGAAGTCCATCGATATATAAAGGAAGTGCAATATAAGATATGCTATGGAAGAGCACTGAACACGTTAACGTTCCCCATTGCTGCTGTTTCCCGTCAGCTGTTGTGAGAAGACGAGAGATATTTCAGGTGGAAGCGCTTCTGTATTGCCTGTCTGTATCTACTGTAGGAACCGTTACAGGGcagatttacataaaataaacGCCCCATGAGTTTTATCAACTTTTCCACAGACAAAAACTATCATACATTTGTGTAaagtacatgtatgtatatatatacgggCCACTAGTGCAAATAGACCCGTCGCTAACGTCCGTGCACGAGGGCTCAAAGAAACGCTCATTCGAAGCGTCAGCAGCATCCGTAAGCAAACAATGCTGGGCTCCCTGTGACGGTGCACTCCACACACGTATACAACCCGTCCTCCACGGATACTTAAGCACTAGACAAAAGTATGTGTAATCATTCGAACAAATATCAGAACAAATACGCGGCTTGGGGAGGAAAACGTCTTCCTTCGTCGTCTCACAATAATATAGATATTCATTCATGCACGCAAGGGCGCAAGGGCATACTTAGTAGCAAAGGAAAACTGCTCTGAAAAGACAGTTCTACCTGACAATCCCAAGTGCACTTTTATATCTACATACacgtgtatatattatatatatgtacctTCAAGCATACAGctacattcatatacatatatatatatatatatacattagcGAAAACAGATGGGGAGGGGCATGCATGTATGAGCGCAAAGACAGGGAGAGCACCAGCATTCGTATGTTCTAGAAGGGAACAGACGGCgtgccttcctctccttcccGTCCCTCCTTCCATGCTAGTTTTCGcgcacatatgtacatatatgtatgtgtacatacacttatatatatatgtatatgtgtgctggGACGAGttgatgtgtgtgcgtgtgtgtgcgtgaatGTAACTACAGCGAGGGATAGAACTTTCAATGATGTTATATTGAAAAACCATGTCAATGAAGTATATGTCTTTATCTGAGTTTTTTTTGCTGATAGGAATGCCATGAAGATGGAGAGTTTATATTGTGCTGGGATCCTCTCGATGGGAGCAGTATTGTCGATTGTAACTGGAGCGTTGGTACTATAGTAGGTATATGGCGGCTTCAGCATCATGGCCTCCACTGGAAGGGAACGGAAACGCTTGTTAATCAAACAGGTACTGTATACTACATTAACATGGGGTGACTATGTGTATCCAGTAAAAGGTGAACAGGCACATGACTAAGCGCGCACATGAATGGGCGTACGAGAGGGCACACGTGACCAGACGTCGCAGGGTACGTATGACTGGGTCCATAGCAGCGCTCGTGTCCGGCGCCACACGCTGCCACACGAGTGAACACGTGAGTGCACATGTGAGTGTGCTCACGAGCCGGCAAGTGAGCTTACATGTACGAGTGGGCACGTGTAGAGTGGGTGCGTGAGTGTACGTGTACGTGTTTGTGCGAATATGTACATCAATGGGTAGTATGTGCGCGCATGAGTGCGCACTGAGTGTACATGTGAGTGTACATATGATTGGGCACGTGAGTGTACATGTGAGTGTACATATGATTGGGCACGTGAGTGTACATGTGAGTGTACATATGATTGGGCACGTGAGTGTACATGTGAGTGTACATATGATTGGGCACGTGAGTGTGCATGTGAGTGTACATATGATTGGGCACATGAGTGCACATGTGAGTGTACATATGATTGGGCACGTGAGTGTACATGTGAGTGTACATATGATTGGGCACGTGAGTGTACATGTGAGTGTACATATGATTGGGCACGTGAGTGTACATGTGAGTGTACATATGATTGGGCACGTGAGTGTGCATGTGAGTGTACATATGATTGGGCACATGAGTGCACATGTGAGTGTACATATGATTGGGCACGTGAGTGTACATGTGAGTGTACATATGATTGGGCACGTGAATGTACATCTGAGTGTACATATGACTGCGAACGTGAGGGAACTTGTGAGTGAGCATATGGCTGGCCGTATGAGTGGGCTGGTAGGTGTACATGTGAGTGCGCATTCAAGTGGCCATATGTGGGGGCACGTGGACTGTACATGTGAGTGATGTATTTGTGTCATGTTTTGTACGGTAGGTGTGCAAAAGCGCTCGTTATTCACAGCACGCGAGCCACTTCGAATATGTTTATCATGAATCGGGAGCGAGAGGggcgtgtgcatgcgtgtgtatcTCTTGCCATCTACTGCGCGTAATGCTGTAGACGAGGGTAGAGCGCGGGACGCTCCGTATTGCATTTTATGTCTTTATGCTACTGAGGGGCGGCTGAGTGTACTacgtctttccttttttcccgcGTCTATACATGCAGGGGTAGGTCGGGGCTCTACCTCTTACCCTCAATATGTCCATCCATTTGAAGGGAAGTACTGTGCCCAAGTCTTCAGCTGAGCTGTGGTACTGCTCATCTCTCCACCATCTGCGGCTGCTGCTTTGCTTCTCGGCGTCTACGTATTCCTACTCTCACACCTCAGCACACACCTATAAATAGGTGTAGGTGTGCAGCACTTCTTGTAAGAAAACTCCTCGAACATGTGTAAGTAGGAGTGTCTGCAGAGACAAAGCATACCTCGTTTTCCCGAAGAGACCGGTCACTTGGTCTCTTGACGGCGTGCTCGTGTGTATAAGCCTCAGCACACACGTATATGTATGTGAAGCACCTCTTTTGTGAACTTCAGGACCATATACAAACAGTTGTGTCGATGTGTGTACAGGGTCTCTTGTGTGTATATCATAGCCCTATACGAACAGGGGTGACGTAGACTCCACAGAAATGTACAATCAGGGGTGTCGGTGTATGTACAGCTTCTCTGGTGTGAACCCTAAAGTCATATACAAGCAAGGGTGTCGGTGTATGTACACCGCGTCTTGTGTAAGCTTCGTAGGAATATACGAGCAGAGGCGtgagcagagagggagacacagggcCTTGCATAGGAAGCCCCATGGTATCATCAGAACGAAATGCTTGTGCTCTCAGGGCTCGTAGTAAGTAGCGCCTAAATGCCTGAGGGGTTAATTTACTTCCTGATTTACACTAGGGCAGATGAagaagtatatatgtatacatattcacCACGCATATAAGTGTGAATCGATGCGACAATGTTATATGCAAAGGCTTCACGCCTGCCTACAGCCCCCCACCCCATACCTGTAGACGAAAAGGGGCTGTCTACgaggaaataaagagagagaaagagccacgACTCCATAGTAGGTACGTGATGCGTTCAGGACGGCAGCAAGTAGCTGCGGTGGTGGTAGTGTACGGCCCTCGAACAACCGCGGTTGTGGCACTGAACCCCTCGCAGCAGGGGGCGGCGCAGCAAGAGCAGATGGGGGATGCGTTGCAAGAAGACGGACAAGAAGGAAGATCTATGCACGGGAAGAAGTGTATTTTCAGCGTTCGATTAGCAGACGACGGAGCGCCCGTGGTTGTGGGAGAGCCTCGCATACGCTCACAGGCGAAAATCTTTGCACCAGCGAATCTCCGAGCCGCTCAGGACTTGCCCGAATATCAGAGACTTGTCAACTATTGGATGGAGAAACGATATACCCTTCGCTATACAGGTGTGGGAGCAAAAGAAAAACAGCGTTTTCGCTTATGATCATGAACGCCTCTGTGTGCTCCCTATGTATCACGATGCCTTTGTGATGGAGTTACTTACCCTACTGTACACacctgtgcatacacacacaccgtTCACTATTCTACTTGGTGATGATAAACGCCTCTGTGGATCAATCGCTCTGTATTAGGAGCGCCGTTCACGTACTacgtatgtgtgcacacacacacacatacacctcgTTCGCTTTCGCAACTCGTTATTtctgtacagacacacacacacacacacacatacatacatagattctgtacagacacacacacacacacacacatacatacatagacatTGTTCTCTGAGGTAAGTATTAGCGCCGCTATGTGTGAACTCTGTATGTTGAGATGCCTTTTTCGCACTTGCGGATGTACGCTCCTGCGTgcacagacactgacacacacacaaacacacgcacacacacacacacacacacacacacacacacatattcacgtCGTCTTCTTTTTGGTAACTGTGAATGCCTGTGTGTGTTGTCCATGTATCAAGACGTCCTTGACGCACTCTATATACCTACACGTCTCTACGTAAGTATGCACATATAGTTGTATTTCGAAGCACGTGTGCACAATAcgttatacatacatacaccccAAAGAGACGtcttgcatgtgtgtatatgcgtgAAGGTAAGTTCACATGAGCGCTCCGCTGAAGACACGATTTCTGCATTGTACTGTTACATGCGTATACTTCATCATTATTGCTAAGAAGGCATTTCGAGCCACTTGCATCGGCAGCGCAAGAATACACTTCCCCATGTTGGAGGATCATTGCCAACCCTCACGTAtataagtatgtgtatatatatatgtacaaatatatatgtgtatttctgCGAACTCCAAGGTATTGTGGTAGGGGAGTGTCCTCAAAAAATCCATCATGAGAAGATTGTTGCTCGGCCCCAAGTTTTTGCTGATAATCAGCGTATCACGGTAGACGACTGAGAAGAGCATAGGAACAACTTTACTTGTACGCAAAAATGTGGAGAAAGAAAGTCATTCGTCTCTTCTGTCTGGCTACTTGCAATGGTTCCGCACGAGCTGCACATTACATATGAGCGTTCGGTACTACAGGGACTTCTGTGAATATGTCTCCACTACCACTGGCAAGAAGCGTGAAAGCAGCTGCAGCTTACGAAACATATATTCAGTGCTCTATACGAAGTGGGAGGCGCAGCGACATTTCGTGATGGTTTCAAAGACCAAGACGAGAGGGTGGGCCCGCGCATGACGTTCGACGCCAGTCTGGTGGTGCTACTCATCCTTCTTGGTGTAGAtgcctgtgtatatgtgtgtttgtgcagaTATGTGGGGTGTgtttgtgtctatgtgtgtgtgtgtgtctgggcattttaatatttgtgtgtgtgtggtgtatgtgtgaaTATACATGTGTGTAGGTGTGCATCTATGTGAGTGTGTCCTATTTGTGTGCATACGTGTGGGTGTGTCTGTCTTTGGCTGTATATCTGCATGTATGTATGCTTGTATGTGGCTGTGTCTCtaaggtgtgtgtatatgtgtcccATATATGTCCCTATACATACAATTGTCCAACTGCTTGGTGCACATACTCGCGTAGTCATAATCGCTTGATGGTACTTAGCTGATTAAAACTTGTATGCATGTTTTCACTTTGTGCTTGCGTTGCTTTTTTGCCAAGAGAAGACAGCGTCAGTCGCTTTGTGG is part of the Ochotona princeps isolate mOchPri1 unplaced genomic scaffold, mOchPri1.hap1 HAP1_SCAFFOLD_5287, whole genome shotgun sequence genome and encodes:
- the LOC131479251 gene encoding uncharacterized protein LOC131479251, giving the protein MASAESWKALLEKRGADEPLQKVIDGLLTVCSKIATALRGTEVEALGQQNAFGDEQLTVDVLAERLLRNYAEKESLIKAISSEEDTPLKECHEDGEFILCWDPLDGSSIVDCNWSVGTIVGIWRLQHHGLHWKGTETLVNQTGRQQVAAVVVVYGPRTTAVVALNPSQQGAAQQEQMGDALQEDGQEGRSMHGKKCIFSVRLADDGAPVVVGEPRIRSQAKIFAPANLRAAQDLPEYQRLVNYWMEKRYTLRYTGVGAKEKQRFRL